The proteins below are encoded in one region of Vicinamibacterales bacterium:
- a CDS encoding serine hydrolase, with product MTRTSTRLVALVVLLLAAASAFAQPAPLAPADRDAFVQRVMKSFDVPGLALAIVKDDAVVVAGGFGVRKLGEAGPVDGRTRFGIASNTKVFTAAALGLLVEQRKLQWDAPVVTYLPWFQLYDPYVTRELTVRDLLVHRSGLGLGAGDLLWWPSSTYDRKEIAHRLRYIKPATSFRSAYAYDNVLYLVAGEVIEAVSGQPWEDFVSSQVLARVGMTNSNVRHSAAAGGGNVAAPHASVDGTVRPIAPFDSDTTNAAGGINSCAEDMAKWLKVLLNEGTLSDGSRLFSASTWRELTTPVTPEPVGTAPPELPALRANFRAYALGLEVRDFRGYRVLTHTGGLPGYVSRVLMIPDLRLGVAVLTNQESDEAFNAIAYAIADAYVGGPQSPWLEGFQKIRARGVTALAGGERKTATARNAASKPSLPPAGYAGNYRDAWYGDVTIAEESGKLTIRFGRTPSLVGDLEHWQYDTFVARWRNRELRADAFVTFALKPDGTIDQAKMQAVSPATDFSYDFQDLLLKPMR from the coding sequence ATGACGCGCACATCCACCCGCCTGGTCGCCCTCGTCGTGCTCCTGCTCGCCGCCGCGAGCGCATTCGCCCAGCCGGCGCCACTCGCGCCCGCCGACCGGGATGCGTTCGTGCAGCGGGTGATGAAATCGTTCGACGTCCCCGGCCTCGCTCTGGCCATCGTCAAAGACGATGCCGTCGTCGTGGCCGGAGGCTTTGGCGTGCGCAAGCTGGGCGAGGCCGGGCCTGTCGACGGCAGAACGCGGTTCGGCATCGCGTCCAACACCAAGGTCTTCACCGCGGCCGCGCTCGGCCTGCTCGTCGAGCAGCGCAAGCTGCAGTGGGACGCGCCGGTCGTCACCTACCTGCCGTGGTTTCAGCTCTACGACCCCTACGTCACGCGCGAGTTGACCGTCCGCGACCTGCTCGTCCACCGCAGCGGCCTGGGCCTCGGCGCCGGCGACCTGCTCTGGTGGCCGTCGAGCACCTACGACCGGAAGGAGATCGCCCACCGCCTCCGTTACATCAAGCCCGCCACCAGCTTCCGAAGCGCGTACGCGTACGACAACGTGCTGTATCTCGTGGCCGGCGAAGTCATCGAGGCTGTGAGCGGCCAGCCCTGGGAGGATTTCGTCTCCTCCCAGGTGCTCGCGAGAGTCGGCATGACGAATAGCAACGTGCGCCACTCCGCGGCGGCAGGCGGCGGGAACGTCGCGGCGCCCCACGCGAGCGTGGACGGCACGGTGCGGCCCATCGCCCCGTTCGACAGCGACACGACGAATGCGGCCGGCGGCATCAACTCGTGCGCCGAGGACATGGCGAAATGGCTGAAGGTCCTGCTGAATGAGGGCACGCTCTCCGACGGATCGCGGCTCTTCAGCGCCTCCACCTGGCGCGAGTTGACCACGCCGGTGACGCCCGAGCCCGTCGGCACGGCGCCGCCAGAACTGCCGGCGCTCCGGGCGAACTTCCGCGCATACGCGCTCGGCCTCGAGGTTCGCGACTTCCGGGGCTACAGGGTCCTCACCCACACGGGCGGACTGCCAGGGTACGTCTCGCGAGTCCTGATGATCCCCGACCTCAGGCTTGGCGTCGCGGTGTTGACCAACCAGGAGTCGGACGAGGCGTTCAACGCGATCGCCTACGCGATTGCCGACGCCTACGTGGGCGGGCCGCAGAGCCCGTGGCTGGAAGGCTTTCAGAAGATCCGTGCGCGAGGCGTGACTGCCCTCGCGGGCGGCGAGCGGAAGACCGCGACCGCGCGCAACGCGGCGTCGAAGCCGTCACTGCCGCCCGCCGGATACGCCGGAAACTACCGCGACGCGTGGTACGGCGACGTGACGATCGCCGAAGAGTCCGGGAAGCTGACCATCAGGTTCGGCAGGACACCCTCGCTCGTTGGCGACCTCGAGCACTGGCAGTACGACACGTTCGTCGCGCGGTGGCGAAACCGCGAACTGCGCGCCGACGCGTTCGTCACGTTCGCGTTGAAACCGGATGGCACGATCGACCAGGCAAAGATGCAGGCGGTCTCGCCGGCGACCGACTTCAGTTACGACTTCCAGGACCTGCTGTTGAAGCCGATGCGATAG
- a CDS encoding MATE family efflux transporter: protein MTVRPSVRTFDRSIVEGPLSRAVWKLAWPTMLQNAIAGLQGIVDHTLVGHFVGFTANAAIGVSWQIILVVITFIASLYTGTAVLVARAAGAGDAEGVNRVVYQAFLASLILACGILAPVGYVVAPYLLDLVNAAPEVKREALPFLRIMLTCNLGMLIFFMLGGAFRAAGDAQTPLRLGIAVTVLNAGFNVVLIRGLGPIPAFGTAGAAIGTTLANFIVGLVGLGLLFSGRSVIHWSRRMSWRLDWSVVRMLFAFGLPAGFQGIAMNIAGMMLLRFIGSLGHSAQAQAAFAVGYSELFSLVTWTSVGLMGAAATVVGQNLGAGRPERSEAGPRIAARIGVALAATVGVLFLLVPRTLFGFFGLTDPIVLDLGTQLLRFLSVSGLFVTVALTYSGALQGSGDTRSPFVISIISQIVVPLGLCAALQASGRLTPGGIWTAVVLGHITRAGLSVLRFRQGRWRTIKVEL from the coding sequence ATGACTGTTCGCCCGTCTGTCCGCACATTCGACCGGAGCATCGTCGAAGGCCCGCTCTCCCGCGCGGTCTGGAAGCTCGCCTGGCCGACCATGCTTCAGAACGCCATCGCGGGACTCCAGGGCATCGTCGACCACACCCTGGTTGGTCACTTCGTCGGGTTCACCGCCAACGCCGCCATCGGCGTGAGCTGGCAGATTATCCTCGTCGTCATCACCTTCATTGCATCGCTCTACACCGGCACGGCCGTGCTGGTGGCGCGCGCCGCGGGCGCGGGCGACGCGGAAGGCGTCAATCGCGTCGTCTACCAGGCGTTTCTGGCGTCGTTGATCCTCGCGTGCGGCATCCTCGCACCTGTCGGCTACGTGGTCGCGCCGTACCTGCTCGACCTCGTCAACGCCGCACCCGAGGTCAAGCGGGAAGCCTTGCCATTCCTGCGCATCATGCTGACCTGCAACCTCGGCATGCTGATCTTCTTCATGCTCGGCGGTGCGTTTCGCGCGGCCGGCGACGCCCAGACGCCGCTCCGCCTGGGCATTGCCGTCACCGTGCTCAACGCGGGCTTCAACGTCGTGCTGATCCGCGGTCTCGGCCCCATCCCGGCGTTCGGCACCGCGGGCGCCGCCATTGGGACGACGCTCGCGAACTTCATCGTCGGCCTCGTCGGCCTGGGACTGCTCTTCTCGGGACGCTCGGTGATTCACTGGTCGCGCCGCATGTCCTGGCGTCTCGACTGGTCGGTCGTGCGAATGCTGTTTGCGTTCGGCCTGCCGGCGGGATTCCAGGGAATTGCCATGAACATCGCCGGGATGATGCTGCTGCGGTTCATTGGCTCGCTCGGCCACAGCGCGCAGGCGCAGGCGGCCTTCGCCGTCGGCTACAGCGAACTGTTCTCGCTGGTCACGTGGACGTCGGTGGGCCTGATGGGCGCGGCAGCCACGGTGGTGGGACAGAACCTGGGCGCGGGACGCCCCGAGCGCAGTGAAGCCGGACCGCGCATCGCCGCACGGATCGGCGTCGCGCTGGCGGCGACGGTCGGCGTGCTGTTCCTCCTCGTGCCGCGCACGCTCTTCGGCTTCTTCGGCTTGACCGACCCGATCGTCCTCGACCTCGGCACGCAACTGCTGCGCTTCCTCAGCGTGTCGGGCCTGTTCGTCACGGTCGCCCTCACCTACAGCGGCGCGCTCCAGGGCAGCGGCGACACCCGCAGCCCGTTCGTCATTTCCATCATCTCGCAGATCGTCGTGCCTCTCGGCCTCTGCGCCGCGCTGCAGGCCTCGGGCCGGCTGACGCCCGGCGGCATCTGGACGGCCGTCGTCCTCGGCCACATCACGCGTGCCGGCTTGAGCGTCTTGCGCTTCCGGCAAGGACGGTGGCGGACGATCAAGGTCGAGCTGTAG
- a CDS encoding MFS transporter, whose protein sequence is MLKRLARNYVDSFAGLPRPAWILATVLLVNTSGTMVVFFLVLYLSRQLGWAVATAGLAMSSYGGGMLVGTLAGGTLSDRLGAFRVQRLSLCCAGVTLVVLSYLHSVPTVLAATALWGFFASALFPANASTMASLCPESVRARGFVLLRLASNLGATVGPVVGGFLATVDYRLLFWVDGVTSVLAAGAMLWCFPASRPDLSTAAPASPSDGHAAWWRDGVFLGILSASVGVAIVFSQVFSTFGMYLKESCGLSEPQIGVLLTVNTALIVLVQMPLTHAVERWSRTGMAACGTLLLAAGFGVMPLSESAAFVALTVAIWTFGEMLTMPALTTLVSFRAPAGAQGRYQGLFSMSFSVGIVAGPALGTRLYVLGGGTALWTSVGGLAVAITALLLAVARTWDGRATETTARP, encoded by the coding sequence ATGCTGAAGCGACTCGCGCGGAACTACGTTGACTCCTTCGCGGGCCTGCCCCGACCGGCGTGGATCCTGGCCACCGTGCTGCTGGTCAATACCTCCGGCACGATGGTCGTGTTCTTCCTCGTGCTCTACCTGTCGCGCCAGCTCGGGTGGGCGGTGGCCACCGCCGGGCTCGCGATGAGCAGTTACGGCGGCGGCATGCTGGTGGGCACCCTGGCCGGCGGCACCCTGTCCGACCGCCTCGGTGCGTTCCGCGTGCAGCGGCTCAGCCTCTGCTGCGCGGGCGTCACGCTCGTCGTCCTCTCATACCTCCACAGCGTTCCAACGGTCCTCGCCGCGACCGCACTCTGGGGGTTCTTCGCCTCGGCCCTGTTCCCCGCGAACGCGTCGACGATGGCGTCGTTGTGCCCCGAGTCGGTGCGCGCGCGGGGATTCGTGCTGCTGCGTCTGGCCTCCAACCTCGGCGCCACCGTGGGGCCGGTGGTTGGCGGATTCCTGGCCACAGTGGACTACCGCCTGCTGTTCTGGGTCGACGGCGTCACGAGCGTGCTCGCAGCCGGCGCGATGCTGTGGTGCTTCCCCGCCAGTCGGCCCGACCTGTCCACCGCCGCGCCCGCGTCGCCTTCGGACGGTCACGCGGCGTGGTGGCGGGACGGCGTGTTTCTCGGCATCCTCAGCGCCTCGGTCGGCGTCGCCATCGTCTTCTCCCAGGTGTTCAGCACGTTCGGGATGTACTTGAAGGAGTCGTGCGGACTCTCGGAGCCGCAGATTGGCGTCCTGCTCACCGTGAACACGGCGCTCATCGTCCTGGTCCAGATGCCGCTCACACACGCCGTCGAGCGCTGGTCGCGGACCGGCATGGCTGCGTGCGGAACGCTGCTGCTGGCCGCGGGGTTTGGCGTGATGCCGCTCAGCGAATCGGCGGCCTTCGTGGCGCTGACGGTGGCGATCTGGACGTTCGGCGAGATGCTGACGATGCCGGCGTTGACCACGCTCGTGTCGTTCCGCGCACCTGCGGGCGCGCAGGGACGCTACCAGGGGCTGTTCAGCATGAGCTTCAGCGTCGGCATCGTCGCCGGGCCCGCCCTCGGCACGCGCCTCTATGTGCTCGGCGGCGGCACCGCACTGTGGACGAGCGTCGGCGGGCTTGCCGTCGCGATCACGGCGCTGCTGCTCGCCGTGGCCAGAACCTGGGATGGACGGGCCACGGAGACTACAGCTCGACCTTGA
- the murJ gene encoding murein biosynthesis integral membrane protein MurJ yields the protein MDFLDTSGYDRRLMPAPSGRPSSAGAILVAIGIFVSRIFGLVRVRVFSHYFGLASDAADAFNAAFRIPNLLQNLFGEGALSGSFIPVYAKLLATGDEEEADRVAGAVAGLLALAVSTIVLVGVLATPILLDLIAPGFEGAKRDLTIHIVRILFPGAGLLVLSAWCLGILNSHHRFFLSYAAPVMWNVAMIATLVGWGGRLPLDSLAIALAWGSVAGSGLQVLVQWPTVARVTTRLRLSLGHRSAHVREVVRNFWPVFFSRGVVQISAYVDQMIASLLPTGAVTGLTNVQLLYTLPVSLFGMSVSAAELPAMSRAVGDEAAVSAQVRERLARGLEQIAFFVVPSAVAFATLGDVVAATILQTGRFGHADALYVWGILAGSSVGLLASTSARLYSSTYWALRDTRTPLRYAIVRVALTAVLGFLAAVFLPAVIGVETRWGAAGLTASAGLAGWVEFFLLRRTLTRRIGRVVLPRLLLPRLWSSALAAAAIAWTCKLTLPQRSPLLEGLIVLVPYGAAYLGLTTLMGLSYARRLAARLRPSQ from the coding sequence GTGGATTTCCTGGACACGTCGGGGTACGATCGCCGCCTCATGCCTGCGCCATCCGGCCGGCCCAGTAGCGCCGGCGCGATCCTCGTCGCCATCGGCATCTTCGTCAGCCGCATCTTCGGCCTGGTGCGGGTCCGCGTGTTCTCCCACTACTTCGGTCTCGCGTCCGACGCGGCCGACGCCTTCAACGCCGCTTTTCGCATCCCGAACCTGCTCCAGAACCTCTTTGGCGAAGGCGCGCTGTCGGGGTCGTTCATTCCCGTGTACGCGAAGCTGCTGGCCACGGGCGACGAGGAGGAGGCCGATCGCGTCGCTGGCGCCGTCGCGGGGCTTCTGGCACTCGCCGTCTCCACGATCGTGCTGGTCGGGGTGCTGGCCACGCCGATCCTGCTCGACCTGATCGCGCCTGGCTTCGAAGGCGCCAAGCGCGACCTGACGATCCACATCGTCCGCATCCTGTTTCCCGGGGCGGGCCTGCTCGTCTTGTCCGCGTGGTGTCTCGGCATCCTGAACAGCCACCACCGCTTCTTCCTGTCGTATGCGGCGCCGGTCATGTGGAACGTCGCGATGATCGCGACGCTCGTCGGGTGGGGCGGCCGCTTGCCGCTCGACTCGCTGGCCATCGCGCTGGCGTGGGGATCGGTGGCCGGCAGCGGCCTGCAGGTGCTCGTGCAGTGGCCGACGGTCGCGCGGGTGACGACGCGCCTGCGGCTGTCGCTCGGCCACCGGTCTGCCCACGTGCGCGAGGTCGTGCGGAACTTCTGGCCGGTGTTCTTCAGCCGCGGCGTCGTGCAGATCAGCGCGTACGTGGATCAGATGATCGCCAGCCTGCTGCCAACCGGCGCGGTGACGGGTCTGACCAACGTGCAACTGCTCTACACCCTGCCGGTGAGCCTGTTCGGCATGTCCGTCTCGGCCGCGGAGCTGCCCGCGATGTCGCGGGCGGTGGGCGACGAGGCCGCGGTATCGGCGCAGGTGAGGGAACGCCTCGCGCGGGGGCTCGAGCAGATCGCGTTCTTCGTGGTCCCGTCCGCCGTCGCCTTTGCGACGCTCGGCGACGTGGTGGCCGCCACCATCCTTCAGACGGGACGATTTGGACATGCCGACGCGTTGTACGTCTGGGGCATCCTGGCCGGGTCATCGGTCGGTCTGCTCGCCTCGACGTCGGCGCGGCTCTATTCGTCCACCTATTGGGCGCTGCGCGACACGCGCACGCCGCTTCGCTACGCGATTGTCCGCGTGGCGCTGACGGCCGTGCTCGGCTTCCTGGCCGCCGTATTCCTGCCAGCGGTCATCGGCGTGGAGACGCGCTGGGGTGCGGCCGGCCTCACCGCCTCGGCCGGCCTCGCCGGCTGGGTGGAGTTCTTCCTGCTGCGCCGGACGCTCACGCGCCGCATCGGACGCGTGGTGCTGCCGCGCCTGCTGCTCCCCCGGCTGTGGAGTTCGGCGCTCGCCGCGGCCGCCATCGCCTGGACCTGCAAGCTCACCCTCCCGCAACGGTCGCCACTTCTCGAAGGCCTCATCGTCCTCGTGCCCTACGGTGCCGCCTACCTGGGCCTGACAACCCTGATGGGCCTGAGCTACGCGCGGCGTTTGGCAGCCCGCCTTCGCCCGAGCCAATAG
- a CDS encoding class I SAM-dependent methyltransferase, with amino-acid sequence MTFVNSYADETRAAAYATLDFPGTYHLAFRDLPRLFAAHTSGSGALDFGCGAGRSTRFLRGRGFAVIGVDISAEMLRRAHDLDPTGDYRRVGDADLTALGGSRFDLVLSAFTFDNIPTREQKVALFRQLRTLLAERGAIVNVVSTPDIYTHEWASFSTLDFPENWRARPGDVVRTIITDVGDRRPVDDVLWPDAWYREVYEAAGLEVVAHERPLATGDEPIAWVSETTVAPWSLYVLRPGMDDTPRAWWGHALA; translated from the coding sequence GTGACCTTCGTGAATTCGTACGCAGATGAGACCCGGGCGGCGGCGTATGCGACGCTCGACTTCCCGGGGACGTACCACCTGGCATTCCGGGACTTGCCCCGGCTGTTCGCGGCGCACACGAGCGGATCTGGCGCGCTCGACTTCGGATGCGGCGCCGGACGGTCCACGCGCTTCCTTCGCGGTCGGGGGTTCGCGGTAATCGGCGTGGATATCTCGGCCGAGATGCTCCGCCGGGCCCACGACCTGGATCCGACGGGCGACTATCGCCGCGTGGGCGACGCGGATCTGACGGCGCTCGGCGGCTCGCGCTTCGACCTGGTCCTCTCTGCGTTCACCTTCGACAACATTCCGACGCGGGAACAGAAGGTCGCGCTCTTCCGACAACTCCGCACGCTGCTCGCCGAGCGCGGGGCCATCGTGAACGTGGTCTCGACGCCCGACATCTACACGCACGAATGGGCGTCGTTCTCGACGCTCGACTTCCCGGAGAACTGGCGCGCCCGTCCCGGCGACGTCGTGCGGACGATCATCACGGACGTCGGCGATCGCCGCCCCGTGGACGACGTGCTCTGGCCGGACGCATGGTACAGAGAGGTGTACGAGGCGGCCGGGCTGGAGGTCGTCGCGCACGAGCGACCGCTCGCGACGGGTGACGAGCCGATCGCGTGGGTCAGCGAGACGACCGTCGCACCATGGAGTCTGTATGTGCTGCGCCCAGGGATGGACGATACGCCCCGCGCATGGTGGGGCCACGCCCTGGCATAG
- a CDS encoding ArgE/DapE family deacylase, which translates to MTLTADRAFIERTLVDLVRINSVNPSIAADGEGEARIAAYVARTLAGLGLDATTFESQPGRATAVATLRGTGGGRSLMLNGHADTVGVEGMADPFSAEIRDGRLYGRGAHDMKGSLAACIGAAKVLVDAGIRLRGDLVIAAVADEEYGSMGTTDLIPRCHVDGAIVTEPTNLDICLAHKGYIWIEVETHGKAAHGSRFTEGVDAVMRMGRVLGELDVLERTLRTGPAHRLVGPPSLHAAMIQGGTGLSTYAATCRLQVERRTIPGETVEAAVGQVQAIVDRLAAADPTFHATVRTTFSREPFEVAPDAALVQVLARASHDVLGHQPPFVGDTPWMDAALLAAAGIETVVMGPIGAGEHSAVEWVDVESVVQCAEIFAAAAAEYCSC; encoded by the coding sequence ATGACCCTTACAGCCGATCGTGCGTTCATCGAGCGAACCCTCGTGGATCTCGTCCGAATCAACTCGGTCAACCCGAGCATTGCCGCAGACGGGGAGGGGGAGGCGCGGATTGCCGCCTACGTGGCGCGCACGCTCGCGGGCCTCGGCCTCGACGCCACCACCTTCGAATCGCAGCCAGGCCGCGCCACCGCGGTCGCGACGCTTCGCGGCACGGGCGGCGGCCGCTCGCTGATGCTCAACGGACACGCGGACACGGTGGGCGTCGAGGGGATGGCCGATCCGTTCTCGGCGGAGATTCGGGACGGTCGACTCTACGGCCGCGGCGCGCACGACATGAAGGGGAGCCTCGCCGCGTGCATCGGCGCGGCCAAGGTCCTGGTCGATGCCGGCATCCGTCTTCGCGGCGACCTCGTCATCGCGGCGGTCGCCGACGAAGAGTACGGCAGCATGGGCACGACGGACCTGATCCCGCGCTGCCACGTGGACGGTGCCATCGTCACCGAGCCGACCAACCTCGACATCTGTCTCGCGCACAAGGGCTACATCTGGATCGAAGTCGAGACCCACGGCAAGGCGGCGCACGGCAGCCGGTTCACCGAGGGCGTCGATGCCGTGATGCGGATGGGCCGCGTGCTCGGCGAACTGGACGTCCTCGAGCGGACGCTGCGGACCGGTCCCGCCCATCGCCTCGTCGGGCCGCCGTCGCTGCACGCGGCGATGATCCAGGGCGGCACGGGCCTGAGCACGTACGCCGCGACCTGCCGTCTGCAGGTCGAGCGGCGCACGATCCCAGGCGAGACCGTCGAAGCTGCCGTCGGCCAGGTGCAGGCGATCGTCGATCGCCTGGCGGCGGCGGATCCGACGTTCCACGCGACCGTCCGCACGACCTTCTCGCGCGAGCCGTTCGAGGTCGCACCGGACGCGGCGCTCGTGCAGGTGCTGGCGCGAGCCTCGCACGACGTGCTCGGCCACCAACCGCCGTTTGTCGGCGACACACCCTGGATGGACGCCGCGCTGCTCGCCGCTGCGGGCATCGAGACGGTGGTGATGGGACCGATTGGCGCCGGCGAACACTCGGCGGTCGAGTGGGTGGACGTCGAGAGCGTCGTCCAGTGCGCGGAGATCTTCGCGGCCGCGGCGGCCGAGTACTGCTCCTGCTGA
- a CDS encoding bacteriohemerythrin, giving the protein MAAIEWSARMNVGIPEIDRQHQKLLELFNDLEEGLSRSLPVKKPRVLFAELVSYSKYHFLGEENLMQVAGWAGRDDHARVHAEFVAKVTELERTLECEGNLEAALASSRFLRHWILRHIVVADRLAFATMEREGRLVG; this is encoded by the coding sequence ATGGCTGCGATCGAGTGGTCCGCGCGGATGAACGTCGGGATCCCGGAAATTGACCGGCAACACCAGAAGCTGCTGGAGCTGTTCAACGATCTCGAGGAGGGCCTGTCGCGCAGCCTGCCGGTGAAGAAGCCGCGCGTGTTGTTCGCGGAGCTGGTGAGCTACTCGAAGTACCATTTTCTCGGCGAAGAGAACCTGATGCAGGTGGCGGGTTGGGCGGGCCGTGACGACCATGCTCGGGTTCATGCGGAGTTCGTGGCGAAGGTGACCGAGTTGGAGCGGACGCTGGAATGTGAGGGCAACCTGGAGGCCGCGCTCGCGAGCAGCCGCTTCCTGCGCCACTGGATTCTCCGCCACATCGTCGTCGCCGACCGGCTGGCGTTTGCGACGATGGAGCGCGAGGGCCGTCTGGTTGGTTGA
- a CDS encoding DUF6338 family protein, with product MDVPSKTIIDVLTYLLPGFITAALVYNLTPVPRLVPFERVVQALIFTILVQVAVLVVRTALLALGVRVGVLGAWTEEARLVWSVLVAIGLGLSVAWATNTDRIHGLLRRCGITHQTSFSSEWYGALSQNAGFVVLHIKGERRLYGWPEEWPSTPDKGHFVVAQAEWLDGDNRIELTGVHRILVRADDVEMVELMRCASATTLEKPSGRS from the coding sequence ATGGATGTTCCAAGCAAGACGATAATCGACGTTCTGACCTACCTCCTGCCCGGCTTCATTACCGCTGCATTGGTCTACAACCTCACGCCGGTGCCGCGTCTCGTGCCGTTTGAGCGCGTCGTTCAGGCGTTGATCTTCACGATCCTGGTCCAAGTTGCGGTGCTGGTCGTCAGAACGGCCCTGCTCGCCCTCGGAGTGCGAGTTGGCGTTCTCGGCGCGTGGACCGAAGAAGCGCGATTGGTGTGGTCGGTCCTGGTGGCGATAGGTCTGGGATTGTCGGTCGCGTGGGCGACGAACACGGACAGAATCCACGGGCTGCTGCGGCGGTGCGGGATCACCCACCAGACCTCGTTCTCGTCGGAGTGGTACGGTGCCCTTTCGCAGAACGCGGGCTTCGTCGTCCTCCACATCAAGGGTGAACGCAGGCTCTACGGCTGGCCCGAGGAGTGGCCCAGCACGCCAGACAAGGGGCATTTTGTCGTCGCACAGGCGGAGTGGCTCGACGGTGACAACCGCATCGAGTTGACTGGCGTCCACCGAATCCTCGTCAGAGCAGACGACGTTGAAATGGTCGAACTGATGCGCTGTGCGTCGGCGACAACACTGGAGAAGCCAAGTGGGAGATCGTAA